Proteins co-encoded in one Leucobacter exalbidus genomic window:
- a CDS encoding GatB/YqeY domain-containing protein translates to MDLKAELTIAQRTAMKDRAAAEPGDAKDAAERRLLAIRSALGALGEAETAGKARHELSAEEQIAVVKKEVAKREASAEIYDGASEPERANNERLEAEVLRAFLPQETSEDEVRAFVERIVAEQQLAGQGGRAIGVVMAALKADFANFDSRSAAKIVQTATK, encoded by the coding sequence GTGGACCTGAAAGCAGAACTGACCATTGCGCAGCGCACAGCTATGAAAGACCGCGCCGCGGCCGAGCCCGGCGACGCAAAGGACGCCGCTGAGCGCCGTTTGCTGGCTATTCGCTCGGCTCTTGGCGCCCTGGGCGAAGCAGAGACCGCCGGCAAGGCACGCCACGAGCTTTCGGCCGAAGAGCAGATTGCGGTCGTGAAGAAAGAAGTAGCGAAGCGCGAAGCAAGCGCCGAAATCTATGACGGCGCGAGCGAGCCTGAGCGCGCCAATAACGAGCGCCTTGAGGCTGAGGTGCTGCGGGCGTTCCTCCCCCAGGAAACCAGCGAGGACGAGGTGCGCGCGTTCGTTGAACGCATCGTCGCCGAACAGCAGCTGGCGGGCCAGGGCGGCCGGGCCATCGGCGTCGTAATGGCGGCGCTCAAGGCAGATTTCGCGAACTTCGATTCGCGCTCGGCGGCAAAGATCGTGCAGACCGCTACCAAGTAG
- the uvrB gene encoding excinuclease ABC subunit UvrB yields the protein MEPTRSVRPFEVVSEFEPSGDQPAAIEQLTQRINAGETDIVLLGATGTGKSATTAWLIEQVQRPTLILAHNKTLAAQLASEFRQLMPNNSVEYFVSYYDYYQPEAYVPQTDTFIEKDSSVNAEVERLRHSTTNALLSRRDTIVVSTVSCIYGLGKPEEYYEAMVPLAVGDRLDRDVLLRRFVDMQYQRNDIEFVRGNFRVRGDTVEIIPMYEELAIRIEFFGDEIEALYYLHPVTGNVVKQVETVSVFPGSHYVASREAMNRAIGQITDELDIRSRELKQQNKLVEEQRLRMRTTFDLEMMEQIGFCSGIENYSRHIDGREPGEAPHCLLDYFPDDFLVVIDESHVAVPQIGAMYEGDSSRKRTLVDHGFRLPSALDNRPLKFSEFQKRVGQVVYLSATPGKYELERADGVVEQIIRPTGLIDPKIIIKPSEGQIDDLLEEVRLRAERDERVLVTTLTKKMAEQLTTFMEEAGVRVRYLHSDVDTLRRVELLTELRAGVYDVLIGINLLREGLDLPEVSLVSILDADKEGFLRSSTSLIQTIGRAARNVSGEVHMYADKITRSMSAAIEETDRRREIQVAYNLEHGIDPQPLRKKIGDITEMLSREAADTEDVLSRSGAHAQRKGASPQRAKGKSAARAGAIAGEGAAKLEGLISDLNEQMLAAADELKFELAARLRDEVSELKRELRSMDAAGHL from the coding sequence ATGGAACCCACGCGCAGTGTTCGGCCCTTTGAAGTGGTCTCAGAATTCGAGCCCAGCGGCGATCAACCTGCCGCCATTGAGCAGCTGACGCAGCGAATTAATGCGGGCGAGACCGACATTGTGCTGCTCGGTGCCACCGGTACCGGTAAGTCAGCAACCACTGCCTGGCTGATCGAGCAGGTGCAGCGGCCGACGCTCATCTTGGCGCACAATAAGACCCTCGCGGCACAGTTGGCCAGTGAGTTTCGTCAGCTGATGCCCAACAACTCGGTCGAGTACTTCGTCAGTTATTACGACTATTACCAGCCCGAGGCCTACGTGCCCCAGACCGACACCTTCATTGAGAAGGACTCGTCAGTCAACGCCGAGGTAGAGCGGCTGCGCCACTCCACCACCAATGCGCTGCTGAGCCGCCGCGACACCATCGTCGTGTCGACCGTGTCGTGCATATATGGCCTCGGAAAGCCGGAGGAATACTACGAGGCCATGGTGCCGCTCGCGGTCGGTGACCGACTCGATCGCGACGTACTGCTGCGACGCTTTGTCGATATGCAGTATCAGCGCAACGACATCGAGTTCGTGCGCGGCAACTTTCGGGTGCGTGGCGACACGGTCGAGATTATTCCGATGTACGAAGAGCTCGCCATCAGAATTGAGTTCTTCGGCGACGAAATCGAAGCCCTCTACTACCTGCACCCCGTGACGGGCAATGTCGTGAAGCAGGTCGAGACGGTCTCGGTGTTCCCCGGTTCGCACTATGTGGCCAGCCGCGAAGCCATGAACCGTGCCATAGGTCAGATCACCGACGAACTCGATATTCGTTCTAGGGAGCTGAAGCAGCAGAACAAGCTTGTCGAAGAGCAGCGGCTGCGCATGCGCACTACGTTTGACCTCGAGATGATGGAGCAGATTGGTTTCTGCTCGGGCATCGAGAACTATTCACGCCACATTGATGGCCGTGAGCCCGGCGAGGCTCCGCACTGCCTGCTCGACTACTTCCCCGATGATTTTCTCGTCGTCATCGATGAGTCCCACGTCGCTGTGCCCCAGATCGGCGCAATGTACGAGGGTGACTCATCGCGCAAGCGCACACTCGTCGATCACGGCTTCCGTCTGCCCAGTGCACTCGACAACCGGCCCCTGAAGTTCTCGGAGTTTCAAAAGCGCGTGGGTCAGGTCGTCTACCTCTCGGCTACCCCGGGTAAGTATGAACTTGAGCGCGCAGACGGTGTCGTAGAGCAGATCATTCGCCCCACCGGCCTCATCGACCCCAAGATCATCATCAAGCCTTCCGAGGGACAAATTGATGACCTGCTCGAGGAAGTACGCCTGCGTGCTGAGCGTGACGAGCGCGTGCTTGTCACCACGCTCACCAAGAAAATGGCTGAGCAGCTCACCACGTTCATGGAAGAGGCTGGCGTGCGCGTGCGCTACCTCCACTCTGACGTTGATACGCTGCGCCGCGTTGAGCTGCTGACCGAGCTACGCGCCGGTGTCTATGACGTGCTCATTGGCATCAACCTGCTGCGTGAGGGCCTCGACCTTCCCGAGGTGTCACTGGTATCGATTCTCGACGCCGACAAAGAGGGCTTCTTGCGCTCTTCAACCTCACTCATTCAGACGATCGGCCGCGCGGCCCGTAACGTCTCTGGCGAGGTACACATGTACGCCGACAAGATCACGCGTTCAATGAGCGCGGCCATCGAGGAGACCGACCGTCGCCGCGAGATTCAGGTCGCCTATAACCTCGAGCACGGCATCGATCCGCAGCCGCTGCGCAAGAAGATCGGTGACATTACCGAGATGCTGTCGCGCGAGGCCGCCGACACCGAAGACGTGCTGTCTCGTTCGGGCGCGCACGCACAGCGCAAGGGTGCCTCGCCTCAGCGGGCGAAGGGCAAGAGCGCTGCCCGCGCCGGAGCCATCGCCGGCGAGGGTGCAGCGAAGCTCGAGGGTCTCATCTCAGATCTCAACGAACAGATGCTTGCGGCCGCCGATGAGCTGAAGTTTGAGCTCGCCGCGCGTCTGCGCGATGAGGTTTCTGAGCTGAAGCGCGAACTGCGCAGCATGGACGCGGCCGGTCACCTCTAG
- a CDS encoding sugar nucleotide-binding protein, producing MAAKQLSVRETNIPGLVLLDLPVHGDNRGWFKENWQREKMTALGLPDFGPVQNNISFNDKTGATRGIHAEPWDKFVSVATGKIFGAWVDLREGPSFGEVFTAELDASTAIFVPRGVGNSYQTLEDNTAYVYLVNAHWSAEAQGEYTFLNLEDETAAIQWPIPLENAERSDKDLAHPRLADVTPMKPKRTLVLGANGQLGRALRLAMPEADFVGRDQVNLEAADPFAGVRFADYDTVINAAAYTAVDVAETAEGRAAAWAANVTGITKLAAAVAGSGITVVHVSSDYVFDGTRESYTETDAFAPLGVYGQTKAAADAIVATLPRHYIVRTSWVIGDGNNFVRTMASLAERGIDPAVVNDQVGRLSFTEDIAAGIAHLLQARPEYGTYNLTNEGPAESWAQIAARVFELTGHDASRVSGTSTAEYFKGKEAAPRPLNSTLALDKIEATGFVPRTAADALAAYLAQGA from the coding sequence ATGGCGGCAAAACAGCTCTCGGTGCGCGAGACCAACATTCCCGGCCTGGTGCTGCTTGACCTGCCCGTGCACGGTGATAACCGTGGCTGGTTCAAAGAAAACTGGCAACGCGAGAAGATGACCGCACTGGGCCTGCCCGACTTCGGGCCGGTGCAGAACAACATCTCGTTCAACGACAAGACCGGTGCCACGCGTGGTATCCACGCTGAGCCTTGGGACAAGTTTGTCTCGGTGGCGACCGGCAAGATCTTCGGCGCCTGGGTTGATCTGCGCGAGGGCCCCAGCTTCGGCGAGGTATTCACCGCCGAGCTCGACGCCTCAACCGCAATCTTTGTGCCCCGGGGCGTGGGCAACAGCTACCAGACGCTCGAGGACAACACGGCGTACGTGTACCTCGTCAACGCTCACTGGAGCGCCGAAGCGCAGGGTGAATACACCTTCTTGAACCTCGAAGATGAGACGGCCGCGATTCAGTGGCCGATCCCGCTCGAGAACGCTGAGCGCAGTGATAAAGACCTCGCGCACCCGCGCCTGGCCGATGTCACGCCGATGAAGCCGAAGCGCACGCTCGTGCTCGGCGCGAACGGCCAGCTGGGCCGGGCGCTGCGTCTTGCGATGCCCGAGGCCGACTTCGTCGGGCGCGACCAGGTCAACCTTGAGGCGGCAGATCCGTTCGCTGGGGTGCGCTTTGCAGATTACGACACGGTGATCAACGCCGCCGCCTACACCGCGGTCGACGTCGCCGAGACCGCCGAGGGTCGCGCCGCGGCCTGGGCTGCCAACGTCACGGGCATCACGAAGCTCGCGGCCGCCGTGGCGGGCAGTGGCATTACCGTAGTGCACGTGTCGAGCGACTACGTGTTCGACGGCACCCGCGAGTCATACACCGAGACTGACGCGTTTGCGCCCCTGGGCGTGTACGGGCAGACGAAGGCCGCCGCCGACGCCATCGTGGCGACCCTGCCGCGGCACTACATTGTGCGCACGAGCTGGGTCATTGGCGATGGCAACAACTTCGTACGCACCATGGCGTCGCTCGCCGAACGGGGCATCGATCCCGCGGTCGTCAACGACCAGGTGGGCCGCCTGAGCTTCACCGAGGATATTGCCGCGGGTATCGCGCACCTGCTGCAGGCGCGCCCCGAGTATGGCACGTACAACCTCACCAACGAGGGCCCCGCTGAATCGTGGGCACAGATCGCCGCACGCGTATTCGAACTGACGGGCCACGACGCATCACGCGTTTCGGGCACCTCGACGGCCGAGTACTTCAAGGGTAAAGAAGCAGCTCCTCGCCCGCTGAACAGCACGCTCGCCCTCGACAAGATCGAGGCGACGGGCTTCGTGCCGCGCACGGCCGCAGACGCGCTGGCCGCGTACCTGGCGCAGGGCGCGTAA
- the rfbB gene encoding dTDP-glucose 4,6-dehydratase has translation MARKILVTGGAGFIGSNFVHYLVNNTDDIVTVLDKFTYAGNAASLSGLPESRVSVVRGDICDAQLVDELVAQSDVVVHYAAESHNDNSLHDPKPFLDTNIIGTYTLLEAVRRHDRRYHHISTDEVYGDLELDDPERFTEHTPYNPSSPYSSTKAGSDLLVRAWVRSFGVQATLSNCSNNYGPRQHVEKFIPRQITNILVGERPKLYGAGLNVRDWIHADDHSSAVLRIVEAGRMGETYLIGADGEKNNKDVLEMILAGMGQPIDAYDHVVDRPGHDLRYAIDSTKLRTELGWQPSFPDFEQGLAATIEWYRDNESWWQPQKAHTEAKYKEQGQ, from the coding sequence GTGGCCCGCAAGATTCTCGTGACCGGTGGTGCCGGTTTTATCGGCTCGAATTTCGTACACTACCTTGTCAACAACACCGACGACATCGTGACGGTGCTCGACAAGTTCACCTATGCGGGTAACGCAGCGTCGCTGTCGGGCCTGCCCGAATCGCGCGTCTCAGTGGTGCGCGGCGACATCTGTGACGCGCAGCTCGTCGACGAGCTTGTCGCTCAGTCAGACGTGGTCGTGCACTACGCCGCAGAGTCGCACAACGATAACTCGTTGCACGACCCGAAGCCGTTCCTCGATACCAACATCATTGGCACGTACACGCTGCTTGAAGCCGTGCGCCGCCATGATCGTCGCTACCACCACATCTCCACCGATGAGGTGTACGGCGACCTCGAGCTCGATGATCCCGAGCGGTTCACCGAGCACACCCCGTACAACCCTTCGTCGCCCTACTCATCGACGAAGGCCGGCAGTGACCTGCTCGTGCGCGCCTGGGTGCGTTCCTTCGGTGTACAGGCCACGCTCTCGAACTGCTCGAACAACTACGGCCCCCGGCAGCACGTTGAGAAGTTCATCCCGCGTCAGATCACCAACATCCTGGTGGGTGAACGCCCCAAGCTGTACGGTGCGGGTCTGAACGTGCGCGACTGGATTCACGCCGACGACCACTCTTCAGCGGTGCTGCGCATCGTCGAGGCTGGCCGCATGGGTGAGACCTACCTGATTGGTGCCGACGGCGAGAAGAACAACAAGGATGTCCTTGAGATGATCCTCGCGGGCATGGGCCAGCCCATCGACGCTTACGATCACGTGGTCGACCGCCCGGGTCACGACCTGCGCTACGCCATCGACTCCACGAAGCTGCGCACCGAGCTCGGCTGGCAGCCCTCGTTCCCCGACTTCGAACAGGGCCTCGCCGCCACCATCGAGTGGTACCGCGACAACGAGTCGTGGTGGCAGCCGCAGAAGGCGCACACCGAAGCCAAGTACAAGGAACAGGGTCAGTAA
- a CDS encoding glycosyltransferase yields MSDQQPFLDIFIPHWGDTAYLRLAVESVLAQHDDRWRLTIVDDATSGAAGSETLAYFAELAALNDSRITTMVKPVNEGITANFRTCAQLATGGLVTIMGNDDRLLPGYVRTLLAAGAAHPEADIIQPAVHVIDDAGAPAASLVDSVKQRLLRPRSHAPVLLAGDQLGASLLRGDWLYWPSLCFARETLQRHDFRDGFAVIQDLALLMDMFFDGAALLVLPASDPDDFVFEYRRHDESASSVALTEGTRFAGERAYYALAASLAGERGWRRTVRAAHLRLTSRAHAATLVPGTLVRGRFQATGRLLRHALGN; encoded by the coding sequence ATGAGTGATCAGCAGCCATTCCTCGACATCTTCATTCCGCACTGGGGAGACACCGCATACCTGCGGCTCGCCGTCGAGAGCGTGCTCGCGCAGCATGACGACCGCTGGCGACTCACCATCGTTGACGACGCTACATCGGGTGCCGCGGGGAGCGAAACGCTGGCGTACTTCGCTGAACTCGCGGCGCTGAATGACTCGCGCATCACGACGATGGTGAAGCCCGTCAACGAGGGCATCACGGCAAACTTTCGCACCTGCGCGCAGCTGGCGACCGGCGGACTCGTCACCATCATGGGCAACGATGACCGGCTGCTGCCCGGGTACGTGCGCACCCTGCTTGCCGCAGGCGCCGCACACCCCGAAGCCGACATCATTCAGCCCGCCGTGCACGTGATCGATGACGCTGGTGCGCCTGCGGCCTCGCTCGTGGACTCGGTGAAGCAGCGGCTGCTGCGCCCGCGGTCTCATGCGCCGGTGCTGCTGGCCGGTGACCAGCTCGGGGCAAGCCTGCTGCGCGGCGATTGGCTCTACTGGCCATCGCTGTGCTTTGCTCGCGAGACCCTGCAGCGCCACGACTTCCGTGACGGTTTTGCCGTCATTCAAGACCTCGCGCTGTTGATGGACATGTTCTTCGACGGGGCCGCGCTGCTCGTGCTGCCGGCCAGCGACCCCGACGACTTCGTCTTCGAATACCGCCGGCACGATGAGAGCGCCTCATCGGTCGCGCTCACCGAGGGCACCAGATTCGCAGGGGAGCGTGCCTACTACGCGCTGGCGGCATCGCTGGCAGGCGAGCGGGGATGGCGGCGCACGGTGCGCGCGGCGCATCTCAGGCTCACCTCACGCGCTCACGCGGCCACCCTCGTGCCGGGCACCCTGGTGCGTGGCCGGTTTCAGGCGACGGGGCGGTTGCTGCGTCACGCCCTCGGAAATTGA
- a CDS encoding DUF6541 family protein, with protein MTDWFAIAPTLSAAAAVVLLPGLLIGFVLQLRGLWLWAAAGPISVSSIAMSSVVLSLVGLPWNIATVAGFAVVLAAVVWLCARVWFSQSALRITAADDAQSRHEIRLGSRAFGIVTAAVLVIGGAIMFWRVTQSIGDPSNISQTFDNIFHLNAVQFVLDTKDASPLTIGLMNSPSGNLGFYPSGWHALVSLVVLMSGASVAVATTATIAAVAALIWVSGAVLLSRTLWGSGLAVTLVSGAVSAGFAVFPLLMTYYGVLYPMFLGFSLVPVALAVVLGLTRFERDALNLALPTRWLLLLGLIPGIALAHPGALMALLAFCVPIVLAWGWFALRASKSPLKVAGVLALFLAAGFVALLKIRPPKEQATWWHITSLFGATKDFVTSELDQSFIPVVLGVLVLVGVLVALIRHRKTDISVLGMYVVAAGLYVTVASVPVWSLGGARFWLTGVWYQNVPRIEAMTVFATLPLAVLGASWLIERLVGWVRRGSETAAGAGAGNQARRLSIAITAVLAALVLVGVQSSAQLHRVIERSWKSYQFTEKAPLLSIDELALLERLDEHVEPDATIVTNGWTGSGLAYAYADRWVTMPHVMVDFTPDALVLNGALNQMAPGNEVCDSVEAENAEYVLDFGKREVHGAHHDFPGLTGLSKSPAFELVDQEGKAKLYRIVGCGPQSEGQE; from the coding sequence ATGACCGATTGGTTCGCCATCGCCCCCACACTGTCGGCCGCGGCCGCAGTGGTGCTTCTCCCCGGTCTGCTGATCGGCTTCGTGCTGCAGCTGCGCGGGCTCTGGCTGTGGGCCGCCGCAGGCCCCATCTCGGTGTCGTCGATCGCGATGTCTTCGGTGGTGCTGTCGCTCGTGGGGCTGCCCTGGAACATTGCCACGGTCGCCGGCTTCGCCGTGGTGCTCGCCGCCGTGGTGTGGCTGTGCGCCCGGGTATGGTTCAGCCAATCGGCCTTGCGTATCACCGCGGCAGATGACGCCCAGAGCCGACACGAGATTCGGCTCGGCTCACGCGCGTTCGGAATCGTCACCGCCGCGGTGCTGGTCATCGGCGGCGCCATCATGTTTTGGCGGGTGACGCAATCGATCGGTGACCCGAGCAACATCTCGCAAACGTTCGACAACATCTTCCACCTCAACGCCGTGCAGTTCGTGCTCGACACGAAAGACGCCTCGCCGCTCACCATCGGCCTGATGAACTCGCCCTCGGGCAACCTCGGCTTCTACCCCTCGGGGTGGCACGCCCTCGTCTCGCTCGTTGTGCTGATGAGCGGTGCGTCAGTCGCCGTGGCGACGACGGCCACGATCGCCGCGGTCGCCGCGCTGATCTGGGTCTCAGGTGCGGTATTGCTGTCGCGCACCCTCTGGGGATCCGGGCTCGCGGTCACTCTCGTCAGCGGCGCAGTCTCCGCAGGATTTGCGGTCTTCCCGCTGCTCATGACCTACTACGGCGTGCTGTACCCCATGTTTTTGGGGTTCTCGCTCGTGCCCGTCGCATTGGCCGTGGTGCTCGGGCTCACCCGCTTCGAACGCGATGCGCTGAACCTCGCGCTGCCCACCCGGTGGCTGTTGCTGCTGGGGCTGATTCCCGGGATCGCGCTCGCGCACCCGGGGGCGCTGATGGCGCTGCTCGCGTTCTGCGTGCCGATCGTGCTCGCGTGGGGCTGGTTCGCCCTGCGCGCCTCGAAGAGCCCGCTGAAGGTGGCGGGTGTGCTCGCGCTCTTTCTGGCCGCGGGATTCGTGGCGCTGCTGAAGATTCGCCCACCCAAGGAACAGGCGACCTGGTGGCATATCACCTCGCTGTTTGGGGCGACGAAAGACTTCGTGACCTCTGAGCTCGATCAGAGCTTCATTCCGGTTGTGCTCGGCGTGCTCGTGCTCGTGGGCGTGCTCGTCGCGCTCATTCGTCACCGCAAGACCGACATCTCCGTGCTCGGCATGTACGTGGTGGCCGCGGGGCTCTACGTGACGGTGGCGAGCGTGCCCGTGTGGTCGTTGGGCGGCGCCCGATTCTGGCTCACCGGTGTGTGGTACCAAAACGTGCCCCGCATCGAAGCGATGACCGTGTTCGCGACCCTGCCGCTTGCGGTGCTCGGCGCGAGCTGGCTGATCGAGCGGCTCGTAGGGTGGGTGCGTCGGGGCAGCGAAACTGCCGCGGGCGCCGGCGCGGGCAACCAGGCCCGCCGCCTCTCGATTGCGATCACCGCGGTGCTTGCGGCGCTGGTGCTCGTGGGCGTGCAAAGCAGCGCCCAGCTGCACCGCGTGATCGAGCGCTCATGGAAGAGCTACCAGTTCACCGAGAAAGCCCCGCTACTCTCCATCGATGAGCTGGCACTGCTCGAACGGCTCGATGAGCACGTTGAGCCAGATGCCACGATCGTGACGAATGGCTGGACCGGATCAGGCCTGGCATACGCTTACGCCGATCGCTGGGTCACGATGCCCCACGTCATGGTTGACTTCACCCCCGACGCTCTGGTGCTCAACGGTGCTCTGAACCAGATGGCTCCGGGCAACGAGGTGTGCGACTCTGTTGAGGCCGAGAACGCCGAGTACGTGCTCGATTTCGGTAAACGTGAGGTGCACGGCGCTCACCACGACTTCCCAGGTCTTACGGGGCTGTCGAAGTCGCCGGCCTTTGAACTCGTGGACCAAGAGGGCAAAGCCAAGCTCTATCGCATCGTCGGTTGCGGCCCCCAGAGCGAGGGGCAGGAATAA
- a CDS encoding glycosyltransferase, translated as MPEPLEPTPRASVSVCIATYRGEKFVAEQISSILDQLGPRDELVIVDDASPDRTLEVIRGFTDARITVIEQPSNQGYVRTFERALSQATGEYLLLADQDDLWAPGRVDQLCAALEHADVVASNLDLLGVDANGQAASTGRPIQGPLGIREWRLPRVGKRAPLRNVFGVTLGIMPYFGCAMGVRRSFADTVLPFPAWLHESHDLWIAICGNLAGSMTHLECVSTYRRLHDDNTSPSKPRSLPMVLRSRLLVFRMIREARRRRSLHNEHLTPKAGK; from the coding sequence GTGCCTGAACCTTTAGAGCCCACGCCCCGAGCATCGGTGTCTGTGTGCATCGCAACGTATCGCGGCGAAAAGTTTGTGGCTGAGCAGATCTCGAGCATTCTCGATCAGCTCGGCCCCCGTGACGAACTCGTAATCGTTGACGATGCCTCGCCCGACCGCACCCTAGAGGTGATTCGCGGCTTCACCGACGCACGCATCACCGTGATTGAGCAGCCCAGCAATCAGGGATACGTGCGTACCTTTGAACGCGCGCTCTCGCAGGCAACGGGGGAGTACCTCTTACTCGCTGACCAAGACGACCTGTGGGCGCCCGGTCGCGTAGACCAACTGTGCGCCGCCCTCGAGCACGCAGACGTTGTGGCATCGAACCTCGATTTGCTGGGCGTTGACGCGAACGGGCAGGCCGCCAGCACCGGGCGACCTATTCAGGGGCCGCTGGGCATTCGCGAGTGGCGGCTACCCCGGGTGGGTAAGCGCGCGCCGCTGCGCAATGTGTTCGGTGTGACGCTCGGCATCATGCCGTACTTCGGCTGCGCCATGGGCGTGCGGCGATCGTTTGCCGACACGGTGCTGCCATTCCCCGCCTGGCTGCACGAATCACACGACCTGTGGATCGCGATCTGCGGCAATCTCGCCGGGAGCATGACCCACCTTGAGTGTGTGTCGACCTACCGCAGGCTGCACGACGACAACACCTCGCCATCCAAGCCCAGATCACTTCCCATGGTGCTGCGCTCTCGCCTCCTTGTTTTTCGCATGATTCGAGAGGCGCGCAGGCGTCGCTCACTACACAACGAACACCTGACCCCGAAGGCCGGTAAATGA
- a CDS encoding glycosyltransferase: MKDVTPHYSGDPAVEASTDAARVRSAAHRVVAIVTSFRPEPSLLLHCELLAEQVKQIVVVDDGSGAAADEVLTQLQAQGVRVVRQPENAGIADAINLGYVTVADYDPELVITFDQDSRVTPGFVAALVEHFDRSMANGLNVGMVAPQFFMGLAQTHMPQKRGFLEAYQPIQSGLLMPYAAIRQLGPQRGEFFIDSVDTEYYQRAIRQGYDCVCAPALNMPHSLGHMLNVRVFGRFLVNGAGNLRSISVSSPFRYYYRVRNRIILNQMYLLRSPRRVQMLRDTFWEMMHYGFAWYCSRGKGAYLSVLWAGLKAGLARRMGKIPDAVAETSRKVSWKHAAAAREDRA, from the coding sequence ATGAAAGACGTCACTCCACACTACTCAGGCGATCCCGCCGTTGAGGCCTCGACGGACGCTGCGCGCGTTCGCTCCGCAGCTCACCGGGTGGTTGCGATCGTCACCTCTTTTCGGCCCGAGCCCTCGCTACTACTGCACTGTGAATTGCTCGCCGAACAGGTGAAGCAGATCGTTGTCGTAGATGACGGCAGCGGTGCCGCGGCCGATGAGGTACTCACGCAGCTGCAAGCGCAGGGCGTGCGTGTCGTGCGACAGCCCGAGAACGCCGGTATCGCCGACGCCATCAATCTGGGGTACGTCACGGTGGCCGATTATGACCCCGAATTGGTCATCACCTTCGATCAAGATTCACGGGTGACTCCGGGTTTCGTGGCCGCGCTCGTTGAACATTTTGACCGCAGCATGGCTAACGGCCTCAACGTTGGCATGGTTGCCCCGCAGTTCTTCATGGGCCTCGCGCAGACCCATATGCCGCAAAAGCGGGGATTTCTTGAGGCATATCAGCCTATTCAGTCGGGCCTACTAATGCCCTACGCCGCGATTCGTCAGCTCGGCCCGCAGCGCGGTGAGTTCTTTATCGACTCTGTCGACACTGAGTACTATCAGCGCGCCATTCGCCAGGGCTACGACTGTGTCTGTGCCCCCGCGCTGAACATGCCCCACAGCCTCGGGCACATGCTGAACGTGCGGGTGTTTGGCCGGTTCCTCGTGAACGGCGCCGGTAACCTGCGCTCGATCTCGGTGAGCAGCCCGTTTCGGTATTACTACCGTGTGCGCAACCGCATCATCTTGAACCAGATGTACTTGCTGCGTTCTCCTCGCCGCGTGCAAATGCTGCGCGATACGTTCTGGGAAATGATGCACTACGGCTTTGCCTGGTACTGCTCGCGCGGCAAGGGCGCGTATCTCTCGGTGCTGTGGGCCGGTCTCAAAGCTGGCTTGGCGCGCCGCATGGGCAAGATTCCCGATGCCGTCGCCGAAACCTCACGCAAGGTGTCGTGGAAGCACGCCGCGGCTGCCCGCGAGGATCGCGCGTAA